One genomic segment of Mauremys mutica isolate MM-2020 ecotype Southern chromosome 10, ASM2049712v1, whole genome shotgun sequence includes these proteins:
- the LOC123343444 gene encoding histone H4-like, which produces MSGRGKGGKGLGKGGAKRHRKVLRDNIQGITKPAIRRLARRGGVKRISGLIYEETCGVLKVFLENVIRDAVTYTEHAKRKTVTAMDVVYALKRQGRTLYGFGG; this is translated from the coding sequence ATGTCTGGTCGTGGTAAGGGAGGCAAGGGTCTTGGGAAAGGAGGCGCTAAGCGCCATAGAAAGGTATTGAGGGATAACATCCAGGGTATTACGAAACCCGCTATTCGCCGTTTGGCTCGTCGTGGGGGAGTGAAGCGTATTTCAGGTCTCATTTACGAGGAGACTTGCGGGGTGCTGAAAGTGTTTCTGGAGAACGTGATCCGAGATGCCGTTACTTACACCGAGCATGCGAAGCGGAAGACTGTGACTGCTATGGACGTTGTTTATGCGTTGAAGCGCCAGGGTCGTACTCTGTACGGATTTGGAGGCTAA